A DNA window from Ranitomeya imitator isolate aRanImi1 chromosome 2, aRanImi1.pri, whole genome shotgun sequence contains the following coding sequences:
- the EXOSC1 gene encoding exosome complex component CSL4, protein MAPVRCCVPGERLCSLEECTPGYGTYCKHGYVFSSLSGYVVKKSDNGLMPVVSVVRDTDSHLLPDVGSIVTCKVMSINPRFAKVQIMYIGAAALKNTFRGTIRKEDIRATEKDKVEVYKSFRPGDIVVARVISLGDAQSNYLLTTAENELGVVVAHSEAGATMVPISWCEMQCPKTHMKEPRKVARVQPEFLQT, encoded by the exons ATGGCGCCGGTTCGGTGTTGTGTCCCCG GAGAGCGTCTGTGCAGCTTGGAGGAATGTACGCCCGGCTACGGGACTTACTGCAAACACGGCTACGTCTTCTCCTCGCTGTCCGGATATGTGGTGAAGAAGAGCGACAACGGCCTG ATGCCGGTGGTCTCGGTAGTGAGGGACACAGACTCCCATCTTCTGCCTGACGTGGGCTCTATAGTGACTTGTAAG GTGATGAGTATTAATCCAAGGTTTGCTAAAGTCCAGATCATGTACATCGGTGCGGCGGCGCTCAAGAACACATTTAGAGGGACGATCAG gaaagaggacatcagagcaacAGAGAAAGATAAG GTTGAAGTGTACAAAAGTTTTCGTCCTGGAGACATTGTTGTAGCAAGAGTT ATATCATTAGGAGACGCTCAGTCCAATTATCTGCTGACCACGGCGGAGAATGAGTTGGGAGTGGTGGTGGCACATAGCGAAGCCG GGGCGACCATGGTGCCAATCAGCTGGTGTGAGATGCAGTGCCCGAAGACTCACATGAAGGAGCCTCGGAAAGTGGCCCGAGTGCAGCCCGAGTTTCTCCAGACATAA
- the PGAM1 gene encoding phosphoglycerate mutase 1: MRRRSYPSVPQRNSSRRPEKEMAAYKIVLIRHGESTWNQENRFSGWYDADLSETGVEEAKRGGEALRDAGYQFDICFTSVQKRAIRTLWHALDCTDQMWVKVVRTWRLNERHYGGLTGLNKAETAAKHGEEQVKIWRRSYDIPPPPMNPDHDFYNIISKDRRYGDLTEDQLPKCESLKDTIARALPFWNDEIVPTIKEGKRVLIVAHGNSLRGIVKHLEGMSEEAIMELNLPTGIPIVYELDKNLKPIKAMQFLGDEETVRKAMEAVAAQGKAKK; the protein is encoded by the exons ATGCGCAGGCGCAGTTATCCCTCAGTTCCGCAGCGTAACAGCAGCCGGCGACCGGAGAAAGAAATGGCAGCTTATAAAATCGTCCTTATCCGTCACGGGGAGAGCACCTGGAACCAGGAGAACAGATTCTCCGGCTGGTATGATGCTGACCTCAGCGAGACGGGAGTAGAAGAGGCCAAAAGGGGCGGCGAGGCTCTGAGAG ATGCCGGCTATCAGTTCGATATCTGCTTCACGTCCGTGCAGAAGAGGGCCATCCGAACCTTGTGGCACGCGCTGGACTGCACCGACCAGATGTGGGTGAAGGTGGTGAGGACCTGGCGGCTTAACGAGAGGCACTATGGCGGCCTGACCGGGCTCAACAAAGCTGAGACGGCGGCCAAGCACGGAGAGGAGCAAGTGAAGATCTGGAGACGGTCGTATGATATCCCTCCACCACCCATGAATCCGGACCATGATTTCTATAACATCATAAGCAAG GATCGTCGCTATGGTGACTTGACAGAAGACCAACTACCGAAGTGTGAGAGTCTGAAGGACACCATTGCCAGAGCGCTGCCATTCTGGAATGACGAAATCGTCCCAACCATCAAGGAAGGGAAGAGGGTCCTGATCGTAGCTCATGGGAATAGCCTAAGAGGAATCGTCAAGCACCTTGAAG GGATGTCAGAGGAAGCCATCATGGAGCTGAACCTTCCCACCGGGATTCCCATCGTGTATGAGCTCGATAAGAACCTGAAGCCGATCAAAGCAATGCAGTTTCTGGGCGATGAAGAAACGGTGCGCAAAGCCATGGAGGCCGTGGCCGCCCAAGGAAAAGCCAAGAAATAA